Proteins from a genomic interval of Granulicella sp. L56:
- a CDS encoding glycoside hydrolase family 3 N-terminal domain-containing protein, producing MYKQSNTPIEARIRDLMHRMTPEEKVRQLDLYAGAPALMSRHTDETHAAKDAIFLPEKAEALWGNLGVGGIHDLNPTPEQSNTIQRWVIAHSRLGIPALFIEEGLHGFDTGTVFPAPINLAATFDPGLAQQTGAAIAAEARATGVGMILAPVLDLAREPRWGRVEEDFGEDPYLTGQMGLGYVRGAQGASLNTDHTVVAEPKHFAGHGSPEGGTNTSPVHIGERELRSVMLKPFEPAFREGHAMATMAAYHEIDGIPITADPFLLKTVLRGEWGFQGMVLSDLGAIERLYTVHHVAATPKDAVCLAIRSGVDMQFYDFDHPVFQNALLDCLKEGTLPEADLDRAVSAVLRLKFSLGLFDHPFVDPSLNQREYRSQAHLDISLRSARESMTLLKNENHLLPLSKSVHRIAIIGPNADVARYGDYEKEENGERISLLQGVKSAVPQATVDFDEGNDISAAVAKAEAADVVILGLGEHQGISGEGFDRSELGLPGQQEQLLEAVVQTGKPVVLVLENGRPLTIGWAKEHVGAILEAWYPGEFGGRAIAETLFGDNNPSGRLTITFPRSVGQLPDFYNSDPSRVHKYVDDDGKPLFLFGFGLSYTSFSYGDINIQTPAAGSKADIVVSFQVTNTGEREGTEVPQLYVRQEVGSVETPGRSLEGFIRVQLKPHESKTVTLHLRQSQLAVWNVENRWAVEPGYYTVWVGGSSEAALTTRFLLKP from the coding sequence GTGTACAAGCAATCAAACACGCCGATCGAGGCGCGCATCCGCGACCTGATGCACCGCATGACTCCGGAGGAGAAGGTTCGGCAACTCGATCTCTATGCGGGTGCACCGGCTTTGATGAGCAGACATACCGACGAGACCCACGCCGCAAAAGACGCGATATTTTTGCCGGAGAAGGCGGAGGCGCTGTGGGGCAATCTTGGAGTGGGCGGCATACACGATCTGAACCCGACGCCGGAGCAGTCGAACACGATTCAACGATGGGTGATCGCGCATAGCCGGCTCGGAATTCCAGCGCTGTTCATCGAAGAAGGGTTGCATGGCTTTGATACGGGCACGGTCTTTCCTGCGCCGATCAACCTTGCCGCGACGTTTGATCCTGGCCTGGCGCAGCAGACTGGCGCTGCGATTGCGGCGGAGGCGCGTGCAACGGGAGTGGGTATGATTCTGGCTCCGGTGCTGGACCTTGCGCGGGAGCCGCGCTGGGGCCGTGTCGAAGAAGATTTTGGCGAAGACCCATACCTCACCGGCCAGATGGGGCTTGGCTATGTGCGCGGAGCACAGGGTGCGAGCCTGAATACGGACCATACCGTGGTTGCAGAGCCGAAACACTTTGCCGGGCATGGTTCGCCTGAGGGTGGAACGAATACTTCACCGGTGCATATTGGCGAGCGCGAACTACGCAGCGTGATGCTAAAGCCGTTTGAACCGGCGTTTCGCGAAGGCCACGCCATGGCGACGATGGCGGCGTATCACGAGATCGATGGCATTCCCATTACGGCTGATCCATTCCTGCTGAAGACGGTGCTCCGTGGCGAATGGGGCTTTCAAGGAATGGTGCTTTCAGACCTTGGTGCGATTGAACGTTTGTACACGGTGCATCATGTTGCGGCCACGCCAAAGGATGCGGTTTGCCTTGCGATCCGGTCGGGAGTCGATATGCAGTTCTATGACTTCGACCATCCTGTGTTCCAGAATGCGCTGCTGGATTGCCTGAAGGAAGGCACGCTGCCCGAGGCGGACCTGGATCGAGCAGTGTCTGCTGTACTTCGCCTGAAGTTTTCGCTGGGCCTTTTCGATCATCCCTTTGTCGATCCGTCGCTCAACCAGAGGGAGTATCGTTCGCAGGCGCATCTCGATATCTCGCTGAGGTCGGCACGCGAGTCGATGACGCTGCTTAAGAACGAGAACCATCTGCTACCTCTGTCGAAGTCGGTTCATCGCATTGCAATCATTGGTCCGAACGCGGATGTGGCGCGGTACGGCGACTATGAGAAGGAAGAAAATGGAGAACGGATCAGCCTTCTGCAGGGCGTGAAAAGCGCTGTACCACAGGCAACGGTCGATTTTGATGAGGGCAACGACATCAGTGCGGCGGTAGCGAAGGCAGAAGCTGCGGACGTTGTGATCCTTGGGCTCGGAGAGCATCAAGGCATCTCGGGTGAAGGGTTCGACCGCTCCGAGCTTGGCCTGCCGGGGCAGCAGGAGCAATTGCTTGAAGCCGTGGTACAGACCGGCAAACCGGTCGTTCTGGTGCTGGAGAATGGGCGTCCGCTTACGATCGGCTGGGCGAAGGAGCATGTCGGCGCGATTCTTGAGGCGTGGTATCCGGGAGAGTTTGGCGGCAGAGCTATCGCCGAGACGCTCTTTGGCGATAACAATCCTTCAGGCAGGCTTACGATTACCTTTCCTCGCAGCGTGGGACAGTTGCCGGATTTCTATAACTCCGATCCATCGCGCGTCCATAAGTATGTCGACGATGATGGCAAGCCGCTGTTTCTTTTTGGCTTCGGTTTGAGCTATACGAGTTTCAGCTATGGAGATATAAACATTCAGACGCCTGCTGCGGGAAGTAAGGCGGATATCGTTGTTTCGTTTCAGGTGACGAATACAGGCGAGCGAGAGGGGACTGAAGTTCCTCAGCTCTATGTGCGTCAAGAAGTCGGCAGTGTGGAGACTCCTGGGCGGTCGCTGGAGGGTTTCATTAGAGTTCAATTGAAGCCGCATGAGAGTAAGACGGTGACGCTGCATCTGCGGCAAAGTCAACTTGCAGTCTGGAATGTGGAGAATCGCTGGGCTGTGGAACCGGGCTACTACACTGTGTGGGTTGGAGGGTCGTCGGAGGCTGCGTTGAC
- a CDS encoding RES family NAD+ phosphorylase, producing the protein MIPAAADLELANTHRLIPSRYSESGTVLSRLTEEDAVLGDLIELDGATNERLLGEEGLLPGISVHELVYGVSYAHIVNAAFTHAGPGGGRFNNSERGAWYCGVERETSIAEVVFHKLRQLEEVDWQEEEVSTFDDYLADFTTRMQDLRAHKPQYKRFLKAGPIPDCYADSQQLAVVLLAQQSNGILYPSVRKKGGSCIVCFRPTLVYNVRQGARLELRLLMGRDFSSSDVREVRVA; encoded by the coding sequence ATGATTCCGGCCGCCGCCGATCTCGAGCTTGCTAATACGCACCGCCTTATTCCGTCGAGGTACAGCGAGAGCGGCACCGTGTTATCGCGGCTCACGGAAGAGGATGCCGTTCTTGGCGATCTGATCGAACTGGATGGCGCGACGAATGAACGTCTACTCGGCGAAGAGGGATTGCTGCCTGGCATCAGTGTCCACGAGTTGGTGTACGGCGTCAGCTACGCTCATATCGTCAATGCTGCGTTTACCCATGCCGGGCCGGGCGGTGGGCGTTTCAACAACAGCGAACGTGGCGCATGGTATTGCGGGGTAGAAAGAGAAACTTCCATCGCCGAGGTTGTCTTCCACAAGCTTAGGCAGCTCGAGGAGGTCGATTGGCAGGAAGAAGAAGTTTCTACATTCGATGATTATCTTGCTGACTTCACAACGCGGATGCAAGACCTTCGAGCGCACAAGCCTCAGTACAAAAGGTTTTTGAAGGCTGGCCCGATCCCGGACTGTTATGCGGACTCTCAGCAGCTTGCTGTAGTTCTATTGGCGCAACAGTCGAACGGAATACTCTATCCGAGCGTGAGGAAGAAGGGCGGAAGTTGTATCGTCTGCTTCAGGCCCACACTGGTTTACAACGTGCGACAGGGCGCTCGGCTTGAGCTGCGACTGTTGATGGGAAGAGATTTTTCGTCCAGCGATGTTCGTGAAGTTCGCGTCGCGTAA
- a CDS encoding antitoxin Xre/MbcA/ParS toxin-binding domain-containing protein, whose translation MAAALVIPHIAGYAFDVSRDLSSPPTRERLSPSAIKGFLRIMEKWEIKDSDARQLLGGLSSGSYYGLKKEPKHRTLDQDVLTRISLLLGIFKALNILYSKSLADAWMKLPNSNSMFRGMTPLAYIIQRGQPGMLHVRQLLDARRGGQ comes from the coding sequence ATGGCGGCAGCGCTTGTCATTCCTCATATCGCCGGATACGCCTTCGATGTCTCCCGGGACCTCTCCAGTCCTCCCACGCGTGAACGTCTCAGTCCTTCTGCGATCAAGGGTTTTCTGCGAATCATGGAGAAGTGGGAGATCAAAGATTCAGATGCGCGGCAACTGCTGGGCGGGCTCTCCTCCGGTTCTTACTACGGGTTGAAGAAAGAACCGAAGCATCGAACGCTGGATCAGGATGTTCTGACGCGTATCTCTCTTCTGCTGGGAATATTCAAGGCTTTGAATATTCTGTATAGCAAGTCGCTGGCGGATGCGTGGATGAAGCTGCCGAACAGCAACTCGATGTTTCGAGGGATGACGCCTTTGGCCTACATCATTCAACGCGGTCAGCCGGGGATGCTGCATGTGCGCCAACTGCTCGACGCACGCCGTGGTGGGCAATGA
- a CDS encoding PP2C family protein-serine/threonine phosphatase yields the protein MQDALRSRVKGWARKPPTGLAGAAFWLALWFCVLLVLHLLPGGWGIFFGVTEIFVGVALVAVAVPLIWQIVRRRMLWSLRNKLVLTYLLIGLAPVVLVVTLVLISSYIAAGQFAIHLVDSRLQAELSQMDGANAHRADVIAQVLGGKPSAQEMEEQDSAVNRLDESKIRLHPSTKAYINGAPIALDQISEKTPLGLPPWASELKGRDFQNLVLDGGDLYLVVVHQRRLGDGRMFSLVSSMPVDKGLMNLIADGLGRAMLFPESLGNLAEERRVEEAAEKRPASALVMPSRRGLKNTDGIAGGNEPPAVNALDIRVRFLSTTSITDWGSGDRDSILIEVDSRPTLLYKRLFGASLGGVITTGIRDGLIVLCIVFALIELLALYMAIRLSRTITASVADLYEATHAVDRGELSHRIGVNRSDQLAELSRSFNTMTGSLQRLLQEQKEKERLQNEISIAQEVQANLFPHHISNLASLELHGVCRPARSVSGDYYDFLVFHQEANEGVPSRRETGVGIAIGDISGKGISAALLMATLHSAVRAYRFASEELIYSETSWAGLMASREERGGDCDELFESPGRILSLLNRHLYRSTQPEKYATLFLAHYDAASAMLTYSNAGQLPPLVLGRDGAIRRLDQGGTVVGLMDGMHYEEDRFQMRPGDIMVAYSDGVTEPENDFGEFGEERLMDVVRRYRDEPLHVISTKVMQALDAWIGAEEQPDDITLVLARQT from the coding sequence ATGCAGGATGCTTTGAGATCTCGGGTGAAGGGATGGGCGAGGAAGCCGCCGACGGGATTGGCGGGAGCCGCTTTCTGGCTGGCGCTCTGGTTCTGCGTGCTGCTGGTATTGCATCTGCTGCCCGGCGGATGGGGAATATTCTTCGGTGTGACGGAGATCTTTGTTGGAGTCGCGCTGGTGGCAGTGGCGGTTCCGCTGATATGGCAGATAGTGCGGCGTCGTATGCTGTGGAGCCTACGCAATAAGCTGGTGCTGACCTATCTGCTGATCGGGCTGGCTCCCGTAGTGCTGGTGGTGACGCTGGTGCTGATCTCGTCCTACATCGCGGCTGGGCAGTTTGCGATTCACCTGGTGGATTCGCGGCTGCAGGCCGAGTTGAGCCAGATGGATGGAGCCAATGCGCATCGCGCCGACGTGATCGCGCAGGTGCTGGGTGGGAAGCCTTCGGCACAGGAGATGGAGGAGCAGGACAGCGCGGTCAACCGGCTGGATGAGTCGAAGATACGGCTGCATCCTTCGACCAAGGCGTACATCAACGGAGCGCCGATTGCGTTAGACCAGATCAGCGAGAAGACCCCGCTGGGGCTACCGCCGTGGGCATCGGAGCTGAAAGGTAGAGATTTTCAAAACCTGGTATTGGATGGCGGAGACCTATACCTGGTTGTGGTTCATCAGCGGCGCCTTGGAGATGGCCGGATGTTCAGCCTGGTGAGCAGTATGCCGGTAGACAAGGGATTGATGAATCTGATCGCGGACGGATTGGGGCGGGCCATGTTATTTCCGGAGAGTCTGGGTAACCTTGCCGAGGAAAGACGGGTCGAGGAAGCTGCCGAAAAGAGGCCTGCTTCTGCCCTGGTGATGCCTTCGCGACGCGGCTTGAAGAACACTGACGGGATCGCGGGAGGCAACGAGCCGCCCGCAGTGAACGCGTTGGACATCCGAGTGCGGTTTTTATCGACGACGTCGATCACGGATTGGGGCTCGGGTGATCGCGACAGCATTCTGATTGAGGTGGATTCGCGGCCTACGCTGCTGTACAAGCGGCTCTTTGGCGCATCGCTGGGCGGTGTGATCACAACTGGGATTCGTGATGGGCTGATTGTGCTGTGTATCGTATTTGCGCTGATCGAGTTGTTGGCGCTCTATATGGCGATTCGCCTGAGCAGGACGATTACCGCGTCAGTTGCCGATCTATATGAGGCCACCCATGCGGTCGACCGCGGAGAGCTGAGTCACCGGATTGGGGTGAACCGGAGCGACCAGCTTGCAGAGCTGAGCCGATCGTTCAATACGATGACGGGATCGCTGCAACGGCTGCTGCAGGAGCAGAAGGAGAAAGAGCGGCTACAGAACGAGATCTCTATCGCGCAGGAGGTTCAGGCGAACCTGTTTCCGCATCATATTTCGAATCTGGCGAGCCTGGAATTGCACGGGGTCTGCCGTCCGGCGCGGTCGGTGAGCGGCGACTATTATGACTTTCTCGTCTTCCATCAAGAGGCGAATGAAGGTGTGCCTTCGCGACGAGAGACGGGAGTGGGCATCGCGATTGGAGATATCAGCGGGAAGGGAATTTCGGCGGCGCTGTTAATGGCGACCCTGCACTCGGCTGTACGGGCTTATCGGTTTGCGAGTGAGGAATTGATCTACAGCGAGACGAGTTGGGCGGGTTTGATGGCGAGCCGCGAAGAACGTGGAGGGGACTGCGACGAGCTGTTCGAGTCGCCGGGGCGCATTCTTTCGCTGCTGAACCGGCACCTCTATCGGAGTACGCAGCCGGAGAAGTATGCAACGTTGTTCCTCGCGCACTATGACGCGGCTTCGGCCATGCTGACGTACTCGAACGCGGGGCAGTTGCCGCCGCTGGTGCTGGGCCGCGATGGGGCCATTCGCAGGCTGGATCAGGGAGGCACCGTTGTCGGCTTGATGGACGGGATGCACTATGAGGAGGACCGCTTCCAGATGCGTCCGGGCGACATCATGGTGGCCTATTCGGATGGTGTAACCGAGCCGGAGAACGACTTTGGCGAGTTTGGAGAAGAGCGTTTGATGGACGTGGTCAGGCGCTATCGCGATGAGCCGCTGCATGTGATTTCGACGAAGGTGATGCAGGCGCTGGACGCGTGGATCGGGGCTGAGGAGCAGCCCGACGACATTACGCTGGTGCTTGCCCGTCAGACATAG
- a CDS encoding YihY/virulence factor BrkB family protein: MAPSVPDKTVSPELPAETGQAKQDLPPKPIEEVRPVVAKSGFWPQIVALFRYLTQTEVHTYAFSVAANAILSLFPFIVLLLTVSRVVFHSRSMETVVGAMMRSFLPTGQDFVMRNMQLLAHPHKKTELFSLVMLLITSTGVFLPLEVALNNVWGVKQNRSYLRNQAVSAGLALGAGVLAMLSVAFTAAQNTVLTWIFFGHTQNMAFNFFAFSFMKICAGIASILLFFLIYWMLPNRKIPARAVLPTAIVTGLLWEGAKYLYMRALPWLDFQSVYGPFYISVGLMMWAFLSGLLLLAGAHFSATRYALRQARQEARGEKQ; encoded by the coding sequence ATGGCCCCTAGCGTACCCGATAAGACCGTTTCGCCTGAACTGCCTGCCGAGACCGGGCAGGCAAAGCAGGATCTGCCGCCGAAGCCGATTGAAGAGGTGCGGCCGGTCGTGGCCAAGAGCGGTTTCTGGCCCCAGATCGTTGCTCTGTTTCGCTACCTGACGCAGACCGAGGTGCATACTTATGCGTTCAGCGTAGCGGCCAATGCAATTTTGTCGTTGTTTCCGTTTATTGTGTTGTTGCTGACCGTGTCTCGCGTGGTCTTTCACTCGCGGTCGATGGAGACGGTGGTGGGCGCGATGATGAGAAGCTTTCTGCCGACCGGACAGGACTTTGTGATGCGCAATATGCAACTATTGGCGCACCCGCATAAAAAGACGGAGCTGTTTTCTCTGGTGATGCTGCTGATTACATCGACAGGGGTGTTTTTGCCGCTGGAGGTGGCGCTGAACAATGTCTGGGGGGTGAAGCAGAATCGCAGCTATCTGCGCAATCAGGCGGTGTCGGCCGGGCTGGCATTGGGCGCAGGCGTTCTGGCGATGTTGTCGGTCGCGTTTACCGCGGCGCAGAATACGGTGCTGACGTGGATCTTCTTTGGACATACGCAGAATATGGCGTTCAACTTTTTTGCGTTCAGTTTTATGAAGATTTGCGCCGGGATTGCAAGCATTCTTCTGTTCTTTCTGATCTATTGGATGCTGCCGAACCGAAAGATTCCGGCGCGGGCTGTGCTGCCGACTGCGATTGTGACTGGACTGCTTTGGGAGGGCGCGAAGTATCTTTATATGCGGGCTCTGCCGTGGCTGGATTTTCAGTCGGTGTACGGGCCGTTTTATATTTCTGTCGGGCTGATGATGTGGGCATTTCTGTCGGGGCTGTTGCTGCTGGCTGGAGCGCATTTTTCGGCAACCCGGTATGCGCTGCGGCAGGCCCGGCAAGAGGCACGAGGAGAAAAGCAGTGA
- the queG gene encoding tRNA epoxyqueuosine(34) reductase QueG, with protein sequence MAGLWTGEWREWIRLRAVEAGFDTAGVAPVYGAESEVGRVDAERFEGWVEAGRAGEMEYLKRRNEQGVLLRSGVEVAMPWARSVVVCAVNYNGDGPLSIMPAEEGTGWIARYAWSGRMDEDAGALVPSDYHDEMLIRLRRVEAALHERYACETKCYVDTGPLVERAAAAKAGVGWIGKNACVLNQGLGSWLLLGVIVTSLEVGDGEELQIAADRCGSCTRCIDACPTDALLRPREMDASRCIAYLTIEKKGAIAEELREAMGRQVFGCDICQDVCPWNRKAPVSAREGMLTRREMVNPALEWLAGMDAAEFRRWFKGSPLERTRKKRLHRNVAIAMGNSGEARFVPQLEAWSAGEDEVLAESARWALGRIRGLKEERKASVALC encoded by the coding sequence GTGGCGGGTTTGTGGACGGGAGAGTGGCGGGAGTGGATTCGGCTGCGGGCAGTCGAGGCTGGCTTTGATACGGCTGGGGTTGCGCCTGTCTACGGGGCGGAGAGCGAGGTGGGCCGGGTCGATGCCGAGCGGTTCGAAGGGTGGGTGGAGGCGGGCCGCGCGGGAGAGATGGAGTATCTGAAGCGCAGGAATGAACAAGGGGTGTTGCTGCGCAGTGGGGTCGAGGTGGCGATGCCGTGGGCCAGGTCGGTTGTGGTCTGCGCGGTGAACTACAACGGAGACGGGCCGCTTTCGATTATGCCTGCGGAAGAGGGAACGGGATGGATTGCCCGTTATGCGTGGAGTGGGCGCATGGACGAGGATGCTGGAGCGCTGGTTCCTTCGGATTATCACGATGAGATGCTGATCAGGTTGCGGCGGGTGGAGGCGGCTTTGCATGAGAGATATGCGTGCGAGACGAAGTGCTATGTCGATACCGGGCCTCTGGTGGAGAGGGCGGCAGCGGCAAAGGCCGGGGTGGGATGGATCGGCAAGAATGCGTGCGTGCTGAATCAGGGGTTGGGTTCGTGGTTGCTGCTGGGAGTGATTGTGACTTCGCTGGAGGTGGGGGACGGCGAAGAGTTGCAGATTGCAGCGGACCGGTGCGGGAGTTGTACGCGATGTATCGATGCCTGCCCTACGGATGCGCTGCTGAGGCCGCGGGAGATGGACGCTTCGCGATGTATTGCGTATCTGACGATTGAGAAGAAGGGGGCGATCGCGGAGGAGCTTCGCGAGGCGATGGGACGGCAGGTCTTTGGGTGCGATATCTGCCAGGATGTCTGCCCGTGGAACAGGAAGGCTCCTGTGTCGGCACGGGAGGGGATGCTGACGCGGAGGGAGATGGTGAATCCGGCGCTGGAGTGGCTGGCGGGAATGGATGCGGCGGAGTTTCGGCGGTGGTTCAAGGGGTCTCCTTTGGAGCGGACGCGGAAGAAGCGGTTGCACAGGAATGTGGCGATTGCCATGGGCAACAGCGGAGAGGCGCGGTTTGTGCCGCAACTGGAGGCATGGAGCGCGGGCGAGGACGAGGTGCTGGCTGAAAGTGCGCGGTGGGCGCTGGGAAGGATTCGCGGGCTAAAAGAAGAAAGGAAAGCCTCTGTGGCGCTCTGCTAG
- a CDS encoding DUF4432 family protein has translation MNWNERAVVTLTNGLVELTLLPGGGHLAHWGFAGEHGPTQQNALWEAPWKTADPGTPAHAAIADEFQDEEAGSYLASYTGHVLCLDGFGAASAEDAAKGVSLHGEAPTAIWSFTKEQENEADGSVELPVAGLRVDRRFVLAEGESVLRIEEHVTNLRAAERALHWVQHSTFGAPLFGSGGRATASVQQGVTLPQDYDECNLLARDASFTWPYAPGANGERVDLRELFGRRGAGFVAATQQAAGREHGFVAVCQAEIGLAVGYVFRVEDFPWVALWEENDTRHAAPWRGRVQARGMEFGTTPLPLGNEAVDARGPLFGRATSRRIGAHETLRAPWLMFVAEVPREWREIEDVRVEADAIVLVYQGECVRVGVREAASFLGKA, from the coding sequence TTGAATTGGAATGAGCGCGCGGTAGTAACGCTAACGAATGGCCTGGTGGAGTTAACCTTGCTGCCGGGCGGCGGCCATCTCGCCCACTGGGGTTTTGCCGGGGAGCATGGACCGACGCAGCAGAATGCGCTATGGGAGGCTCCGTGGAAGACGGCTGATCCGGGGACTCCAGCTCATGCGGCCATTGCGGACGAGTTTCAGGATGAAGAGGCTGGAAGCTATCTGGCGTCGTATACGGGGCATGTGCTCTGCCTGGATGGATTTGGAGCGGCGAGCGCCGAAGATGCGGCGAAGGGCGTGTCGCTGCATGGCGAGGCCCCGACGGCGATTTGGTCCTTCACCAAAGAGCAGGAGAACGAGGCGGACGGCAGCGTGGAGCTGCCCGTGGCAGGATTGCGCGTGGACCGCCGGTTTGTATTGGCAGAAGGCGAGAGCGTGTTGCGCATCGAGGAACATGTCACGAACCTTCGCGCTGCGGAACGCGCTTTGCATTGGGTGCAACATTCAACGTTCGGCGCTCCTCTGTTCGGGAGCGGCGGACGCGCAACCGCATCGGTGCAACAGGGTGTGACTTTGCCGCAAGATTATGACGAGTGCAATCTGCTGGCGCGCGATGCCTCGTTTACGTGGCCCTATGCGCCGGGCGCCAACGGCGAACGCGTCGATCTGCGCGAACTTTTTGGGCGACGGGGCGCGGGCTTTGTCGCAGCGACGCAGCAGGCCGCGGGGCGAGAGCATGGCTTTGTTGCGGTCTGCCAGGCTGAGATTGGATTGGCCGTTGGCTATGTCTTTCGCGTCGAGGACTTTCCCTGGGTGGCGCTGTGGGAGGAGAACGATACGCGCCATGCTGCGCCGTGGCGGGGACGAGTACAGGCGCGCGGCATGGAGTTCGGCACGACGCCGCTTCCGTTGGGCAACGAGGCGGTGGACGCGCGCGGCCCTCTATTTGGGAGAGCTACCTCGCGCAGGATCGGAGCGCATGAGACGTTGCGGGCTCCGTGGCTGATGTTTGTCGCCGAGGTCCCTCGTGAGTGGCGGGAGATCGAGGATGTGCGCGTCGAGGCAGATGCGATTGTGCTGGTGTATCAGGGAGAGTGTGTGCGCGTCGGCGTGCGTGAGGCAGCCTCATTTCTAGGCAAGGCGTAG